The following proteins are co-located in the Limanda limanda chromosome 5, fLimLim1.1, whole genome shotgun sequence genome:
- the lman2lb gene encoding lectin, mannose-binding 2-like b, giving the protein MVAALKKSSPTRMRSCWFLFPMFNLKNIRALTCLFVAVCVWTSPSLADEQEFMEDFLKREYSLTKPYRGLGFSSSAQWDLMGTAMVTPDHVRLTPDLQSRQGAVWSRIPLLLRDWELKVHFKIHGLGRKNMNGDGMAIWLTRDRMQNGPVFGNMNQFTGLGIFMDTYLNADKTHDRTFPYVSVMLGNGTLSYQHEQDGRRTELGGCTSLVRNAIFDTFVLIRYSKNRLTLMVDAEGKQEWTNCADITGLRLPTGYFFGASSATGDLSDNHDLISMKLYQLTVERTPEEEKELEEEVIIPRVDNMEQFQVVIQEEGMSKVQIFFTLLFSIMGLGVLAVIGLVLYGRWTEKRRKRFY; this is encoded by the exons ATGGTCGCGGCTTTAAAGAAGTCCAGTCCGACTCGAATGAGAAGCTGCTGGTTTTTATTTccaatgtttaatttaaaaaatatccgAGCactaacatgtttgtttgttgccgtgtgtgtgtggacgagCCCGTCGCTGGCGGACGAGCAGGAGTTCATGGAGGACTTTCTGAAGCGGGAGTATTCTCTGACCAAACCTTACCGTG GGTTGGGCTTCTCTAGTTCCGCACAGTGGGATCTGATGGGCACTGCCATGGTGACGCCTGACCATGTGAGGCTGACCCCCGACCTGCAGAGCAGGCAGGGAGCCGTGTGGAGTCGAATT CCTTTGCTCTTGCGGGATTGGGAGCTAAAGGTGCACTTTAAAATCCACGGCCTGGGAAGGAAGAATATGAATGGGGACGGAATGGCCATCTGGTTAACAAGAGATCGCATGCAGAATG GTCCTGTATTTGGTAACATGAACCAGTTCACTGGACTTGGTATATTTATGGACACTTACCTCAATGCGGACAAGACCCACGAT AGGACTTTCCCATATGTATCAGTGATGCTGGGGAATGGGACCTTGTCATATCAACACGAACAAGATGGACGCCGCACTGAACTTGGAGGGTGCACATCCTTGGTGCGCAATGCGATCTTCGACACATTCGTCCTCATCAGATACTCCAAAAACAGACTGACG CTCATGGTGGATGCAGAAGGTAAGCAGGAATGGACAAACTGTGCTGACATCACAGGATTGCGGCTACCTACAGGATACTTCTTTGGAGCCTCCTCTGCCACTGGAGACTTATCAG ATAACCATGACCTCATCTCCATGAAGCTGTACCAGCTGACAGTAGAGAGGactccagaggaggagaaggagctggaggaggaggtcatcATTCCCAGAGTTGACAACATGGAACAGTTTCAAG TTGTTATCCAGGAGGAAGGGATGAGCAAAGTCCAGAtcttcttcaccctcctcttctccatcatgGGCCTGGGTGTGCTGGCAGTGATAGGGCTGGTGCTTTACGGACGCTGGACAGAAAAGAGGCGTAAACGCTTCTACTGA
- the LOC133001968 gene encoding leukocyte surface antigen CD53-like, producing the protein MNRSCVNCLKTLLVTLHFLCWLCGAFVVAFGEYQMMNSRFASLITTFWPIYPANTLVVTGTIVTCVCYLGVLGGMKENRCMLISFFFLLFLLLLVELAMACVFFVYSREIDSYFEKDLMQSLEIYRESSPEANMTIKEDFDALQDLFSCCGVHGVSDWKGNIPSSCCVKDPCSSPIQTNWQEGCLHKLKDWFARTYLNTAAGVVTLFIIQFICLCITIPVFCRFSRHGLGYE; encoded by the exons ATGAATCGCTCCTGTGTAAACTGCCTGAAAACTCTGTTGGTCACTCTCCACTTTCTCTGCTGG CTGTGCGGTGCCTTCGTGGTGGCTTTCGGAGAATACCAGATGATGAACTCCAGGTTCGCCTCCCTTATCACCACCTTCTGGCCCATCTACCCCGCCAACACTCTGGTGGTCACTGGCACCAtcgttacctgtgtgtgttatttaggCGTGCTGGGAGGCATGAAGGAGAACCGCTGCATGCTCATCAGT tttttcttcctgctgtttcttctgctgctggtggagctggccATGGCCTGTGTGTTCTTCGTCTATAGCAGAGAG ATTGACTCATACTTTGAGAAAGACCTGATGCAAAGCCTGGAGATCTACAGAGAGTCCAGTCCAGAGGCAAACATGACCATTAAAGAGGATTTTGACGCTTTGCAGGACCTG TTTAGTTGCTGTGGAGTTCATGGTGTGTCTGACTGGAAGGGGAATATCCCATCCTCGTGTTGTGTCAAGGACCCCTGCAGCAGCCCCATCCAAACCAACTGGCAAGAG GGTTGTCTCCACAAATTGAAGGACTGGTTTGCAAGAACCTATCTGAACACAGCCGCTGGTGTTGTCACTTTGTTTATCATACAG tttatCTGTCTGTGTATCACCATCCCTGTCTTTTGCCGCTTCAGTCGACATGGACTGGGTTACGAGTAA